AACTAACCGAGACATAAATCACATAATTCCAGTCTTGTTTCCGCTCGCGGAAGCCGACAATTGCAGTAACCACCAACCGTGGAAGGAATATCCATGTCTAAAAGAACGATTACCGTAATCCCAGGTGATGGGATCGGCCCAAGCATCATCGACTCCGCTCTGAAAATCCTCGACAAGGCGGGTTGCGACTTCGAATATGAATTTGCCGATGCTGGCCTGACGGCTCTGGAAAAGCATGGTGAACTGCTGCCTCAGCGTACGCTGGATCTTATCGAAAAGAACCGTATTACCCTGAAAGGCCCACTGACCACTCCCGTTGGTGAAGGCTTTACCTCCATCAACGTTACCCTGCGTAAAAAGTTCAGCCTGTATGCCAACGTGCGCCCAGTGAACTCTTTCAAGGGAACCCAGGCCAGATACGAAAATATCGACATCATCACTGTCCGTGAAAATACCGAAGGCATGTACTCCGGTTACGGCCAGAAAGTATCAGATGACGGCAGTACTGCCGAAGCCACCAGCATTATCACCCGTCAGGGTGCTGAGCAGATCACCACTTTTGCCTACGAGCTGGCCCGCAAGGAAGGCCGTAAGAAAGTGACCATAGTGCACAAGGCCAACATCATGAAGTCCACCTCAGGCCTGTTCCTGAAAGTGGCCCGTGAAGTAAGCCAGCGCTATCCCGACATCACCACCGAAGAAATGATCGTGGACGCCACCTGCATGAAGCTGGTGATGAACCCAGAAAACTTCGACGTGATTGTAACCACCAACCTGTTTGGTGACATCCTGTCAGATCTGTGTGCCGGTCTTGTGGGTGGTCTGGGTATGGCGCCCGGAGCCAACATCGGTGCCAGTGCGGCCATTTTTGAAGCCGTACACGGCAGCGCTCCGGACATTGCCGGTAAAAACCTGGCTAACCCCACTTCCGTGATCCTGGCTTCTGTACAGATGCTGGAATATCTCGGCATGGCTGACAAAGCTGCGGCTATCCGCAATGCCGTTGCGGCTGTGATTGAAGAAGGCGACCGTACTACCCGCGATCTCGGCGGTACCCACGGTACCACCGACTTCACTCAAGCGGTCCTCGACAGACTCGCCTGAGTGCCCGGCGTCATCTGACGCGGCAAACACCATAAAAAAGGATGAGCCCAGGCTCATCCTTTTTTATTCCCCGCTGGAGCCAATACCCAAGGCTCACCCAAATTTCAGCCTAAGCTCAGTTGCCATCTCCCTTCATGGCCTGACGTCATCTCACCGGCAATATCGAGGCTGCATGCTGAGCATGGTTTCATCACCAGTTAAAACCCACTAAAGTAACAACCACTTAACCCACCATCCCCATCAAAGCCTTGCAGCAACAAACAAAAAGCCACTGTATCTCTTTGTATCAATTCATTATTTAGCCACCAATCGCAATTGCCCACGCATCAATTTGTGGTCACAATGCCTGCCTGCCACGTGCCCGGCAGACAGATAAAAGCAGTCGCACCCTGAGGTGCTGTAAGGGATATAAGATGAAAAAAATCATAGGATTGTTAATCGGCATGAACCTGGTCGCCTGTGGCGGTGGCAGTGATGACCCGGCGCCGGAAGTACCGGATACCCCGGTCGTATTTAAAGCCGATGCCTGTTATCTGATGAGCACCAATCTTGGTGACATAACACTTGCCATCGACACGACCAATACCCCCATCACCGGCAATAACTTCAAACAATATGTCGACAAAGGCTTTTACGATGGCACCCTGTTCCACCGCGCGGTAAATAACTTCGTCATCCAGGGCGGTGGATATACCAGCGGTCTCGTGCCAAAAGACACGGATGCGGCGATTAAAAACGAAGCCAGCGTGGGCTTCAGTAACGATCGCGGCACCCTGGCCATGGCTCGCACTGCTGCACCGGATACGGCCACCTCGCAGTTTTTCATCAACGTACTGGATAATCCCCAGCTTGATTATTCTGCCAGCAGCTATGGCTATGCGGTATTTGGCAAGGTACTGTCCGGAATGGAAGTGGTTGACCAAATCAGTATCGCCCCTGTCCACAACGTAAACGGCTTCAGCGATGTGCCTGTGGATGAAGTCGTGATTGAATCGGTAACCGAGATGAATTGCCCTGCCAGCTGATAAGATCAGTTAGCTGCCAATTCCGAGCCACCCTTCAGGGTGGCTTTTTTATTCAGTCTTGAGCACACTCAACCTGAGTTCCGGGCAAGTATCCCGGTTAACCATCCTTGCCCCGATATGAAAAAGCACTGCCACTCCTTGCGCGAACTCATCTGACTGAGCACACAGGGGGATCTGATATTCACAAAGGACAACGCCTTGATTAAGTTAGCCAAATCAAATGTAACCGAGGTAGACGTATTCGTAGCAATGGAAAGCACCCCGGACACGGCAATGTACGTGCTGCCCTACACCCGAGAGAAGCACCTGGCCGAAATGGTAAAAGACGAGGTTTGCTACCTGACTATCTATCACCGGGAGCGGGTTGCCGGCTTTATTATCCTGGCCATTGAGGGCTCCAGTGTGGAATTCAGGCGAATTGTGGTGCATCGCAAGGGGCTGGGCACAGGACAGCAAGCCATGCAGGCAATGGAGGAGTACTGCCTACGACATCTTGGGGCTGACAGGATATGGCTGGATGTATTCGCTGAGAACGAACCTGGTATACACATCTACAAAAAGCAGGGTTACCAGCAATTTGATGTTGTTGAGCACAATGGCAGAGCCTTGCTGCTATTTGAAAAGAAGCTATAAAAGGTCTGTTTGACTGGCCAGTGTTTCATCTCAAAATTAACAAAGGCGCCTCAGGGCACCTTTGTTAGACATGCAAGCCTTGTGGTGACTATCAAATCCAGGGAGAGCTGGGTCTTAGCCACAGATGTACAGTCACTTCATCACGATCGTGGTAGAGGTGCTTACAGGCCAGATGAAACTCGTGAATGCCGTTTTCCTTAAGGATGACATGCATATTGGCGAGGATCTGCGATACCTCTTTGTAGCGACTCTTCATTGGCAGCTTGAGGTTAAAAATCGCCTCTTTAAACCAGCCCTGAATCGCCCAGTATTCCATCAACTCAGCCACACGGGCGGGCTTT
This sequence is a window from Shewanella zhangzhouensis. Protein-coding genes within it:
- a CDS encoding isocitrate dehydrogenase — protein: MSKRTITVIPGDGIGPSIIDSALKILDKAGCDFEYEFADAGLTALEKHGELLPQRTLDLIEKNRITLKGPLTTPVGEGFTSINVTLRKKFSLYANVRPVNSFKGTQARYENIDIITVRENTEGMYSGYGQKVSDDGSTAEATSIITRQGAEQITTFAYELARKEGRKKVTIVHKANIMKSTSGLFLKVAREVSQRYPDITTEEMIVDATCMKLVMNPENFDVIVTTNLFGDILSDLCAGLVGGLGMAPGANIGASAAIFEAVHGSAPDIAGKNLANPTSVILASVQMLEYLGMADKAAAIRNAVAAVIEEGDRTTRDLGGTHGTTDFTQAVLDRLA
- a CDS encoding peptidylprolyl isomerase, producing the protein MKKIIGLLIGMNLVACGGGSDDPAPEVPDTPVVFKADACYLMSTNLGDITLAIDTTNTPITGNNFKQYVDKGFYDGTLFHRAVNNFVIQGGGYTSGLVPKDTDAAIKNEASVGFSNDRGTLAMARTAAPDTATSQFFINVLDNPQLDYSASSYGYAVFGKVLSGMEVVDQISIAPVHNVNGFSDVPVDEVVIESVTEMNCPAS
- a CDS encoding GNAT family N-acetyltransferase, which gives rise to MIKLAKSNVTEVDVFVAMESTPDTAMYVLPYTREKHLAEMVKDEVCYLTIYHRERVAGFIILAIEGSSVEFRRIVVHRKGLGTGQQAMQAMEEYCLRHLGADRIWLDVFAENEPGIHIYKKQGYQQFDVVEHNGRALLLFEKKL